Proteins from a single region of Thermotoga maritima MSB8:
- a CDS encoding type I phosphomannose isomerase catalytic subunit yields the protein MMIKVFPKLRKQIWGSYRLGEMFGSNEKIGEVWLLSGHPLFITEAEGGLDLNEDMEKLIGKKLPRFPLLVKLISAEDWLSVQVHPNDDEAQELENEPWGKTEAWYFVEKGQIAIGEDPEKVKRALEDNSWDEALKKVEIEPGTFVFLPAGTVHALGPGGLLVEVQQASDLTYRVYDWGRGRELHIEKAFKVMKERKVEDLIVENFENFECEYFRIEKLERGKLEGFCAIVILENGVLDNRQVSPFETFIVPKGEKAELRATALVMRIGKFFEQWGDKK from the coding sequence GTGATGATAAAAGTCTTTCCAAAACTGAGAAAGCAGATATGGGGCAGTTATCGCCTTGGTGAGATGTTCGGTTCAAACGAGAAAATAGGAGAAGTATGGCTTTTATCCGGGCATCCACTCTTCATTACAGAGGCGGAAGGTGGTCTCGATCTCAACGAAGATATGGAGAAGCTCATTGGAAAGAAGTTGCCGCGTTTTCCACTCCTTGTGAAACTCATTTCTGCCGAGGATTGGCTTTCCGTTCAGGTTCATCCCAACGACGATGAAGCCCAGGAGCTGGAAAACGAACCGTGGGGCAAGACCGAAGCGTGGTACTTCGTAGAAAAAGGTCAGATCGCCATAGGGGAAGACCCGGAGAAGGTCAAGAGAGCACTTGAAGACAACAGCTGGGATGAAGCTTTGAAAAAGGTGGAAATAGAACCTGGAACTTTTGTTTTTCTACCCGCTGGAACGGTCCACGCCCTCGGGCCTGGTGGTCTTCTCGTGGAGGTTCAGCAGGCGTCCGACCTCACCTACAGGGTTTACGATTGGGGACGCGGCAGAGAGCTCCACATAGAAAAGGCTTTCAAAGTGATGAAAGAAAGGAAAGTCGAAGACTTGATAGTGGAGAACTTTGAAAACTTCGAATGTGAGTACTTCAGGATAGAAAAACTGGAAAGAGGAAAATTGGAAGGATTCTGCGCGATTGTGATTCTAGAAAACGGTGTACTGGACAACAGACAGGTTTCCCCCTTTGAAACGTTCATCGTACCAAAAGGTGAGAAAGCAGAACTTCGAGCAACCGCTTTGGTTATGAGAATCGGAAAGTTTTTCGAACAATGGGGTGATAAAAAATAA
- a CDS encoding UDP-2,3-diacylglucosamine diphosphatase, with amino-acid sequence MFISDLHIGDGSAKDDFFFDKELVNFIEDMSQTEDVELFVVGDGFEILESRTVKEIGLVSFEEVVETLDETVIDEIEKKHSEVFETLKKFSRRHRVYYVVGNHDYHILKNKKLQNALKNRFEKFEILPYYYDPHSKLLVLHGNQFDVINRFTVDRKTKKVIPPLGDYIARYMMINFDSQVVNFAPEDVIRDYDNVRPLLDVFHWFDYVTEIYDLSVDLVELWLKSFLSMLKTREARKWMKNNFPRTHWLSKVFVNRFGGVELGKVLVRSIYTLRKLRRVDYLQKWAKSILKGNLRWKEFMTGYSGDLHEVEEVDILVMGHVHHFAYRIVPTTQGKKLYVNCGSWRPVLEKLGIRKRHGFHRKAELPKIIMDFSGKNVEVKASITNVLGKIQGGDL; translated from the coding sequence GTGTTCATCAGCGATCTTCACATAGGAGACGGTTCTGCGAAAGACGACTTTTTTTTCGATAAAGAGCTTGTGAATTTCATCGAAGACATGTCTCAAACTGAAGATGTTGAACTCTTCGTCGTTGGTGATGGATTTGAAATACTCGAAAGTCGCACGGTGAAGGAAATTGGGCTTGTCTCTTTCGAGGAGGTTGTAGAAACACTCGATGAGACGGTGATCGACGAAATCGAGAAAAAACACTCCGAAGTCTTTGAGACTCTCAAGAAGTTTTCCAGACGACACAGAGTATATTACGTGGTGGGAAACCACGATTACCATATTCTCAAAAACAAAAAACTTCAGAATGCCTTGAAGAATCGCTTTGAAAAGTTCGAGATACTTCCGTACTACTACGATCCTCACAGCAAACTCCTTGTGCTCCATGGAAACCAGTTCGATGTTATAAACCGCTTCACCGTGGACAGGAAAACCAAAAAGGTAATACCGCCTCTTGGAGACTACATAGCCAGATACATGATGATAAATTTCGACAGTCAGGTGGTTAACTTCGCTCCTGAGGATGTCATTCGAGATTACGACAACGTGAGGCCTCTGCTCGACGTCTTTCACTGGTTCGACTACGTGACGGAAATCTACGATCTCAGCGTTGATCTGGTTGAACTGTGGCTGAAAAGTTTTCTCAGTATGTTGAAGACTAGAGAAGCCAGGAAATGGATGAAAAACAATTTCCCGAGAACGCACTGGCTTTCCAAGGTGTTTGTGAATAGGTTCGGCGGTGTGGAGCTGGGTAAAGTACTCGTAAGGAGTATATACACACTCAGAAAATTGAGAAGAGTTGACTATCTTCAGAAATGGGCGAAATCCATCTTGAAGGGGAATCTTCGCTGGAAAGAGTTCATGACGGGTTATTCCGGAGATTTACATGAAGTGGAAGAAGTTGATATACTTGTGATGGGGCATGTTCATCACTTCGCTTACCGAATAGTTCCAACGACTCAGGGTAAAAAGCTGTACGTGAACTGTGGTAGCTGGAGACCCGTTCTCGAGAAGCTCGGTATCAGAAAGAGGCACGGTTTCCACAGGAAAGCGGAACTTCCAAAGATCATAATGGATTTCTCAGGGAAGAACGTCGAAGTGAAGGCATCTATCACGAACGTTCTCGGGAAAATTCAGGGGGGAGATTTATGA
- a CDS encoding HD-GYP domain-containing protein, producing MKCFFESEEFEKAVEKIDRLYEKVDSIEEAEIAFLREKKPFQGVAVVKEETYTIYKTGEKLVELEDPEKAASIAYILAGEKLLSGGWVRRMVSGLLQAMIVLMEIEDENGWSHSQRVARLAERVGKKLGLSEEKLSLLREYAMLHDVGKIGIEQLMLYTPTRIRIFEQYPQDHTIMGSVFLASLEVLWDVVPIVRHHHENWDGTGYPDGLKGEEIPLEARIISVCDYYDVLTNFVSSEWEGRTKTHEEALEIIKKEAGKKFDPKVVEAFLEIFSDEAVE from the coding sequence GTGAAATGTTTCTTCGAGAGTGAAGAATTCGAGAAAGCTGTGGAAAAAATAGATCGACTCTACGAAAAGGTCGATTCAATAGAGGAGGCAGAAATAGCTTTCTTGAGAGAAAAAAAGCCTTTTCAGGGAGTGGCTGTGGTGAAAGAAGAAACGTACACCATCTACAAAACTGGAGAGAAACTCGTAGAACTCGAAGACCCAGAAAAAGCTGCATCGATAGCGTATATCCTCGCAGGGGAGAAGTTGCTCTCTGGAGGCTGGGTGAGAAGGATGGTCAGCGGTCTTCTTCAGGCGATGATTGTTCTCATGGAGATAGAAGACGAAAACGGCTGGAGTCACTCTCAGAGAGTTGCAAGACTCGCAGAACGTGTGGGAAAGAAACTGGGCTTATCGGAAGAAAAGCTCTCTCTGTTGAGAGAATACGCCATGCTACACGATGTGGGAAAGATCGGAATAGAGCAACTCATGCTTTACACTCCAACCCGGATTAGAATTTTCGAGCAATATCCCCAAGATCACACCATCATGGGGTCTGTTTTTCTCGCGTCTTTAGAGGTCTTGTGGGATGTCGTTCCGATCGTGAGACACCACCACGAAAACTGGGACGGCACGGGATATCCCGATGGGCTCAAAGGTGAAGAGATTCCACTTGAAGCGCGAATAATAAGCGTGTGTGATTACTACGACGTTCTCACAAATTTCGTTTCGTCAGAATGGGAAGGGAGAACCAAAACACACGAAGAGGCACTGGAAATCATAAAGAAAGAGGCTGGGAAAAAATTCGACCCAAAAGTGGTGGAAGCTTTTCTTGAAATCTTCTCAGACGAGGCTGTCGAGTAA
- the thrS gene encoding threonine--tRNA ligase — translation MKIKVKLPDGKEKEYDRGITPAEIAKELGIKKAIGAVVNGELWDLKRPIENDCELRLVTLEDPEAPEFYRHTMAHILAQAVMRLYGKENVKLGIGPTIENGFYYDFDIKNGRLTEEDLPKIEQEMKKIIKENLPIERKEISKEEARELFRDQPYKLELIEEIEGNRVTIYRQGEFVDLCRGPHLPSTGIVKHFKLLSVSGAYWRGSEKNPMLTRVYGTAFAKKEDLDNYLKFLEEAQRRDHRKLGPQLELFMLNTEYAPGMPFFLPKGVVVLNELMKFSRELHRERGYQEIFTPLIMNEQLWKISGHWDHYAENMYFIEKDEERYAVKPMNCPGHILVYKSRTVSYRDLPLRFFEFGRVHRYERSGVLHGLMRVRSFTQDDAHIFCTPDQIEEEILGVLDLINTIYSQFGFTYRVELSTMPEDHMGDEAIWEKATTALKNALERAGLSYKVNEGEGAFYGPKIDFHIRDSIGREWQCATIQLDFMMPEKFNVTYIGPDNKEHRAVMIHRAIYGSLERFFGILIEHFAGAFPTWLAPIQVAVIPISEKHNDGAEKVARRISQEGFRVFFDNRRETLGYRIRQAQTQKIPYMIIIGDKELESGKISVRTRTGKEIKDVDPEHFVETLRNEVLSRKLELSMEG, via the coding sequence ATGAAGATAAAGGTGAAGCTTCCAGACGGAAAAGAAAAAGAGTACGACAGAGGCATCACACCGGCGGAGATCGCAAAAGAACTGGGCATAAAAAAGGCGATCGGAGCGGTTGTTAACGGTGAACTCTGGGACCTGAAAAGACCCATCGAAAATGACTGCGAACTGCGGCTTGTAACTCTGGAGGATCCCGAGGCACCCGAGTTCTACAGACACACCATGGCACACATCCTCGCACAGGCTGTGATGAGACTCTATGGAAAAGAAAACGTAAAACTGGGAATCGGCCCCACCATTGAGAACGGTTTTTACTACGATTTCGATATAAAGAACGGAAGGCTCACAGAGGAAGATCTCCCAAAGATAGAACAGGAGATGAAGAAGATAATAAAGGAAAATCTTCCTATAGAAAGAAAGGAGATCAGCAAAGAAGAGGCAAGAGAACTTTTCAGAGATCAGCCTTACAAACTCGAGCTAATAGAGGAGATCGAAGGCAACAGAGTAACGATCTACCGTCAGGGAGAGTTCGTGGATCTCTGCAGAGGTCCTCATCTTCCTTCGACAGGAATAGTGAAGCACTTCAAACTCCTCTCCGTTTCAGGCGCGTACTGGCGAGGCAGTGAGAAGAATCCCATGCTCACAAGAGTTTACGGAACGGCCTTCGCCAAAAAGGAAGACCTCGACAATTACTTGAAATTCCTTGAAGAAGCCCAGCGAAGGGACCACAGAAAATTGGGACCTCAACTCGAACTTTTCATGCTGAACACCGAGTACGCTCCCGGTATGCCGTTCTTCCTTCCAAAGGGAGTCGTAGTGCTCAACGAATTGATGAAATTTTCCAGAGAACTCCATCGTGAGAGAGGATACCAGGAGATCTTCACACCGCTCATAATGAACGAGCAGCTCTGGAAGATCTCCGGTCACTGGGATCACTACGCTGAGAACATGTACTTCATAGAGAAAGACGAGGAAAGGTACGCGGTGAAACCCATGAACTGTCCCGGTCACATTCTCGTGTACAAGAGCAGGACGGTTTCCTACAGGGACCTACCGCTGAGATTCTTCGAGTTTGGCCGGGTTCACAGATACGAGAGAAGCGGAGTTCTCCACGGTCTCATGAGGGTGAGATCCTTCACACAGGACGATGCACACATATTCTGCACTCCCGATCAGATCGAGGAAGAGATACTCGGCGTTCTCGATCTCATAAACACCATCTACAGCCAATTCGGCTTCACCTACAGAGTGGAACTCAGCACAATGCCCGAAGATCACATGGGTGACGAAGCGATTTGGGAGAAGGCAACAACCGCCTTGAAGAATGCCTTAGAAAGGGCCGGGCTCTCGTACAAAGTGAACGAGGGTGAAGGCGCTTTCTACGGTCCGAAAATAGACTTCCACATAAGAGATTCGATAGGAAGAGAGTGGCAGTGTGCCACGATTCAGCTGGATTTCATGATGCCCGAAAAGTTCAACGTCACTTACATAGGCCCAGACAACAAAGAGCACAGAGCCGTGATGATACACAGAGCGATATACGGTTCGCTCGAAAGGTTCTTTGGCATCCTGATAGAGCACTTCGCTGGAGCGTTTCCAACCTGGCTTGCACCGATCCAGGTGGCAGTTATTCCCATATCAGAAAAACACAACGACGGTGCGGAAAAGGTTGCAAGGAGGATCTCTCAGGAAGGGTTCAGGGTCTTCTTCGATAACCGCCGTGAAACTCTTGGATACCGTATCAGACAGGCTCAAACCCAGAAAATACCGTACATGATAATAATAGGTGACAAAGAGCTGGAGAGCGGGAAGATCTCCGTGAGAACAAGAACGGGAAAAGAGATAAAAGACGTAGATCCAGAACACTTCGTCGAAACTCTGAGAAACGAAGTTCTGAGCAGAAAGCTCGAACTTTCAATGGAGGGATAA
- the coaD gene encoding pantetheine-phosphate adenylyltransferase translates to MKAVYPGSFDPITLGHVDIIKRALSIFDELVVLVTENPRKKCMFTLEERKKLIEEVLSDLDGVKVDVHHGLLVDYLKKHGIKVLVRGLRAVTDYEYELQMALANKKLYSDLETVFLIASEKFSFISSSLVKEVALYGGDVTEWVPPEVARALNEKLKEGKR, encoded by the coding sequence GTGAAAGCGGTCTATCCAGGATCTTTTGATCCCATCACTCTCGGACATGTGGACATCATCAAAAGAGCGCTTTCTATTTTCGACGAGCTTGTGGTCCTCGTCACGGAGAATCCGAGAAAAAAGTGTATGTTCACCTTGGAGGAAAGGAAAAAGCTGATAGAAGAGGTTCTCAGCGACCTAGATGGAGTGAAGGTGGATGTTCATCATGGCTTACTCGTGGATTATTTGAAAAAACATGGTATAAAAGTCTTGGTGAGAGGACTCAGGGCTGTGACCGACTACGAGTACGAGCTGCAGATGGCGCTTGCAAACAAAAAATTGTACAGCGATCTGGAAACAGTGTTTCTGATCGCAAGCGAAAAATTTTCTTTCATATCCTCCAGTCTTGTGAAGGAAGTGGCCCTGTACGGCGGTGATGTGACCGAATGGGTACCACCCGAGGTAGCCAGAGCCCTGAACGAAAAGTTGAAGGAGGGAAAGCGATGA
- a CDS encoding metallophosphoesterase family protein: MTYAVGDIHGCFYALKSLLEKLPLSEEDELIFMGDYVDRGPNSREVIEFLIELSKHHRCIFLRGNHEEMLLNCVKNGSDCDLWFFNGARSTVESFGGVEEIKKFLPFFENTVYHYEKENYVFVHGGVRPGVSLEDQDPFDLVWIRDEFIYSENPLPGKIVVFGHTPFEEPFVSRDKIGIDTGCVYGGRLTALRVEDRKFFQVECANRRW; the protein is encoded by the coding sequence ATGACTTACGCGGTGGGGGACATTCATGGGTGCTTTTACGCTCTGAAGAGTCTTTTGGAAAAACTTCCACTCTCTGAAGAAGACGAGCTGATCTTCATGGGGGACTACGTTGACAGGGGACCGAATTCTCGTGAAGTGATCGAATTCTTGATAGAACTTTCGAAACACCACAGGTGTATTTTTTTGAGAGGAAATCACGAAGAAATGCTTCTGAACTGTGTGAAGAATGGCTCTGATTGTGATCTGTGGTTCTTCAACGGAGCAAGAAGCACGGTGGAAAGCTTCGGAGGAGTCGAAGAGATCAAAAAATTTCTTCCTTTTTTCGAAAACACCGTATACCACTATGAAAAGGAAAACTACGTTTTCGTTCATGGAGGGGTAAGACCGGGTGTCTCCCTCGAGGATCAGGATCCTTTCGATCTTGTCTGGATAAGGGACGAGTTCATCTACAGTGAAAATCCTCTTCCAGGAAAGATCGTGGTGTTCGGACACACTCCCTTTGAAGAGCCGTTCGTTTCTCGCGATAAAATTGGAATCGATACGGGATGTGTCTACGGAGGAAGACTCACCGCTCTTAGGGTTGAAGATAGAAAATTCTTTCAGGTAGAATGTGCAAACAGGAGATGGTAG
- a CDS encoding glycosyltransferase family 4 protein yields MNIAMFSDTYAPQINGVATSIRVYKKKLTERGHKVVVVAPSAPEEEKDVFVVRSIPFPFEPQHRISIASTKNILEFMRENNVQIIHSHSPFFIGFKALRVQEEMGLPHVHTYHTLLPEYRHYIPKPFTPPKRLVEHFSAWFCNMTNVVIAPTEDIKRELESYGVKRPIEVLPTGIEVEKFEVEAPEELKRKWNPEGKKVVLYAGRIAKEKNLDFLLRVFESLNAPGIAFIMVGDGPEREEVEEFAKEKGLDLKITGFVPHDEIPLYYKLGDVFVFASKTETQGLVLLEALASGLPVVALKWKGVKDVLKNCEAAVLIEEENERLFAEKIKHILKNDRLREELSTKGREFVRKEWSVDRFVQRLEEIYTRAIEEGPVEINTSLMIKEFVKFEKLKEFFSKIEDRIWR; encoded by the coding sequence ATGAACATAGCGATGTTCAGCGATACCTACGCTCCTCAAATAAACGGCGTGGCAACGTCGATAAGGGTGTACAAAAAGAAACTGACGGAACGTGGTCACAAGGTTGTGGTGGTGGCTCCTTCCGCCCCCGAGGAAGAAAAGGATGTATTCGTTGTGAGGAGCATTCCCTTTCCCTTCGAGCCGCAACACAGAATCTCCATCGCTTCTACAAAAAATATTCTGGAGTTCATGAGAGAAAACAACGTCCAGATAATACACAGCCACTCTCCCTTTTTCATAGGGTTTAAAGCGTTGAGGGTTCAGGAGGAAATGGGATTGCCACACGTTCACACGTATCACACACTACTGCCCGAATACAGACACTACATCCCAAAACCCTTCACTCCTCCCAAAAGATTGGTGGAACACTTCAGCGCGTGGTTCTGCAATATGACAAACGTGGTGATCGCTCCCACAGAAGACATAAAAAGAGAACTCGAAAGCTACGGCGTGAAAAGACCCATTGAAGTGTTACCCACCGGTATAGAAGTGGAGAAATTCGAAGTAGAAGCACCTGAAGAATTGAAAAGAAAATGGAATCCTGAGGGAAAGAAAGTGGTTCTCTACGCCGGAAGAATAGCTAAAGAGAAGAATCTGGATTTTCTTCTGAGAGTTTTCGAGAGTTTGAACGCACCGGGCATCGCCTTCATTATGGTAGGAGACGGTCCTGAAAGAGAGGAAGTGGAGGAATTCGCGAAGGAGAAAGGACTCGATTTGAAGATCACAGGATTCGTACCTCACGACGAAATTCCCCTCTATTACAAACTCGGAGATGTCTTTGTTTTTGCTTCGAAAACGGAAACACAGGGACTGGTACTCCTGGAGGCCTTGGCTTCCGGCCTTCCCGTGGTGGCTCTGAAGTGGAAAGGAGTTAAGGATGTTTTGAAAAATTGCGAAGCAGCGGTTCTCATAGAAGAAGAAAATGAAAGACTCTTCGCCGAAAAGATAAAACACATTCTGAAAAACGATCGACTCAGAGAAGAGCTCTCAACAAAGGGGAGAGAATTCGTCAGAAAGGAATGGTCCGTTGATCGATTCGTTCAAAGGCTTGAAGAGATATACACGAGAGCAATAGAAGAAGGTCCTGTTGAAATAAACACATCTCTCATGATAAAGGAATTCGTCAAGTTCGAAAAATTGAAAGAGTTCTTCTCAAAGATCGAAGACAGAATCTGGAGGTGA
- a CDS encoding S41 family peptidase, whose product MRLNQISKFAIVSVVVLVLALLLGGSAKTNLTVEEVNKALEPFFDSLSYILNYYYEADKLDINKLIDHAIDGLVKGTGDDFSYYQDPETYRENQIEMKGEYGGLGIEVTYDAEHGAIKVVAPMYGTPAWRAGLKAGDLIITIDGTPVSKMTYMEAVNNLRGEPGTSVTIEVLRDGEKLTFTIVREKIEIKMVLYSFIETEKGSIGYVRITRFGEKADSDMKNALDKIFEKGVKGLIIDVRDNPGGYLDVALKIVSMFVDKGVILKVRNGFGEEDVYESYGNSYPNVPIVLLVNEGSASASEILTGALKDLGIATVVGRKTFGKGSVQTGFPLSNGGVLFLTTAHYLTPSGKDIHKIGIEPDVLVEESVEEELHAETREQIEVDPEKDPFVKKGLEVLLEKIK is encoded by the coding sequence ATGAGACTGAACCAGATTTCAAAGTTTGCTATCGTCAGTGTAGTAGTACTCGTTCTTGCGCTTCTTCTCGGGGGTTCTGCTAAAACGAATCTCACCGTAGAAGAAGTGAACAAGGCATTGGAGCCGTTCTTTGATTCGCTTTCTTACATCCTGAACTATTACTACGAAGCGGACAAGCTTGACATCAACAAGCTCATAGACCACGCGATAGACGGCCTTGTGAAGGGAACGGGAGACGATTTTTCCTACTACCAGGACCCAGAAACCTACCGTGAAAACCAGATAGAAATGAAGGGAGAGTACGGTGGGCTTGGAATAGAAGTGACCTACGATGCGGAACATGGCGCTATAAAGGTAGTGGCTCCTATGTATGGCACTCCCGCCTGGAGGGCTGGACTCAAAGCGGGTGATCTCATCATAACCATAGACGGCACACCCGTGTCCAAGATGACCTACATGGAAGCCGTGAACAACCTGAGAGGAGAACCCGGAACCTCTGTCACGATCGAGGTTCTCAGAGACGGTGAAAAACTCACCTTCACCATCGTGAGGGAGAAGATCGAGATAAAGATGGTGCTTTACTCCTTCATAGAAACGGAAAAAGGAAGTATCGGGTACGTCAGGATCACACGCTTCGGAGAAAAAGCAGATTCCGACATGAAAAACGCTCTGGACAAGATCTTCGAAAAGGGTGTGAAGGGATTGATAATCGATGTGAGGGACAACCCCGGTGGATACCTCGATGTCGCTCTCAAGATCGTCAGCATGTTCGTCGACAAAGGTGTGATTCTGAAGGTCAGAAACGGATTCGGAGAAGAAGACGTCTACGAATCCTATGGAAACAGCTATCCGAACGTACCGATAGTACTTCTGGTGAACGAAGGATCGGCCTCGGCATCCGAGATACTGACGGGAGCGCTCAAAGACCTCGGCATTGCAACCGTTGTTGGGAGAAAAACCTTCGGTAAAGGTTCAGTCCAGACAGGTTTCCCACTGAGCAACGGTGGTGTTCTCTTTCTCACAACGGCTCACTACCTGACACCATCTGGAAAGGACATTCACAAGATCGGAATAGAGCCCGATGTCCTGGTAGAAGAAAGCGTTGAGGAGGAACTCCATGCAGAAACCAGAGAACAGATAGAAGTAGATCCAGAAAAGGATCCATTCGTGAAAAAGGGCCTCGAGGTGTTACTCGAGAAAATAAAATGA
- a CDS encoding tRNA (adenine-N1)-methyltransferase, whose translation MADTLKPGDRVLLSFEDESEFLVDLEKDKKLHTHLGIIDLNEVFEKGPGEIIRTSAGKKGYILIPSLIDEIMNMKRRTQIVYPKDSSFIAMMLDVKEGDRIIDTGVGSGAMCAVLARAVGSSGKVFAYEKREEFAKLAESNLTKWGLIERVTIKVRDISEGFDEKDVDALFLDVPDPWNYIDKCWEALKGGGRFATVCPTTNQVQETLKKLQELPFIRIEVWESLFRPYKPVPERLRPVDRMVAHTAYMIFATKVCRREETE comes from the coding sequence GTGGCCGATACGCTGAAGCCTGGAGACAGAGTACTGCTTTCTTTCGAAGATGAGAGCGAATTTCTGGTCGATCTCGAAAAAGATAAAAAGCTTCACACTCATCTCGGTATCATCGATTTGAACGAAGTGTTCGAGAAAGGTCCTGGAGAAATCATACGAACGTCCGCAGGAAAGAAGGGGTACATTTTGATACCCAGCCTGATCGACGAGATCATGAACATGAAAAGAAGGACCCAGATAGTCTATCCAAAGGATTCATCTTTCATCGCGATGATGCTCGATGTGAAAGAGGGAGACAGGATCATCGACACAGGTGTGGGAAGCGGTGCCATGTGCGCTGTGCTCGCGCGGGCCGTTGGAAGTTCTGGAAAGGTCTTTGCTTATGAGAAGAGAGAAGAATTCGCAAAGCTCGCCGAAAGTAATCTAACGAAGTGGGGGTTGATAGAAAGAGTTACAATAAAGGTGAGGGACATCTCCGAAGGCTTCGATGAAAAAGATGTGGACGCTCTGTTCCTGGATGTTCCAGATCCTTGGAACTACATCGATAAGTGCTGGGAAGCTCTGAAAGGCGGTGGTAGGTTCGCAACCGTATGTCCAACGACAAACCAAGTCCAGGAAACCCTGAAAAAACTCCAGGAGCTTCCGTTCATAAGGATAGAAGTGTGGGAAAGTCTTTTCAGACCGTACAAACCAGTTCCGGAAAGACTGAGACCGGTGGATAGAATGGTTGCCCATACTGCGTACATGATATTCGCCACCAAAGTGTGCAGAAGGGAGGAAACAGAATGA
- a CDS encoding GerMN domain-containing protein: MRKSVFVLVFLMASVLFSVELKICYLNEDLLPIVKVTEGRDNPVLEIFEALSSPPEGLKTFVPEGVLRAYFFVGDYLILDFYGEKLKGMNFDSERYFLHQVLYTTFLNVKGVNNVYIIIDGKKRDVLAKHVDIRFSFPREVWEKWPIR, encoded by the coding sequence ATGAGGAAAAGCGTCTTTGTTCTTGTTTTTTTGATGGCATCCGTTCTTTTCTCCGTTGAACTGAAGATCTGTTATCTGAACGAAGATCTCCTTCCCATTGTGAAAGTTACGGAGGGAAGGGACAATCCTGTTCTCGAAATCTTCGAAGCACTTTCTTCTCCACCCGAGGGATTGAAAACCTTCGTTCCAGAAGGTGTTCTGAGAGCGTACTTCTTTGTAGGTGACTACCTCATTCTCGATTTTTATGGAGAGAAATTGAAGGGAATGAACTTTGATTCGGAGAGGTACTTCCTCCATCAGGTGCTCTACACGACCTTTCTGAACGTAAAGGGTGTGAACAACGTGTACATCATAATAGATGGAAAGAAACGAGATGTTCTCGCGAAGCACGTGGACATCAGATTCAGCTTTCCAAGAGAGGTGTGGGAAAAGTGGCCGATACGCTGA
- a CDS encoding DUF4941 domain-containing protein gives MMRRLILLFAIFSVTLLAETITLDATLLNFDDLLQLLEIHSRVFDVTPPSTGTVGSMRYLEYNGHVLANVEDLYILDNNKLPSPGVPVETLKLFGVDYIQTGDGVKIITCRVNSIEEIGKTVVVNFEGEKNFDVEQTQNSVRIIAKDWLLFRGVVKMPEEVLYEKENVRIERTAESDGQFRILLSAESVGKYVVKPFGERVDPYEKDVVFLVGYGDGRIIVRSFSKDLNGLDLPAYSESLKLARKIANELGYKLEECPVYDIPVGVIGMIVLLKGKDEMPVFLNTVERLMAE, from the coding sequence TTGATGAGAAGGTTGATACTGCTCTTTGCTATCTTTTCTGTGACTTTGCTTGCGGAGACAATCACACTCGATGCGACTCTTTTGAATTTCGATGATCTGCTGCAGCTTCTGGAGATCCACTCCAGGGTGTTTGACGTCACCCCACCTTCCACTGGGACTGTGGGAAGTATGAGGTACCTCGAGTACAACGGGCACGTTCTTGCAAACGTTGAAGACCTCTACATACTCGACAACAACAAACTGCCGTCTCCTGGGGTTCCGGTGGAAACCTTGAAACTCTTCGGAGTGGATTACATTCAAACCGGCGATGGTGTGAAGATCATAACGTGTCGCGTGAACTCGATCGAAGAGATAGGAAAAACCGTCGTTGTGAATTTCGAAGGTGAGAAGAACTTCGACGTTGAACAAACTCAGAACTCTGTGAGAATCATTGCAAAAGATTGGCTCTTGTTCAGAGGAGTCGTTAAGATGCCCGAGGAAGTTCTCTACGAAAAAGAGAATGTCAGAATCGAAAGAACGGCCGAGAGTGATGGCCAGTTCAGGATTCTGTTGTCCGCCGAATCGGTAGGAAAATACGTTGTGAAACCCTTCGGTGAAAGGGTCGATCCGTACGAGAAGGATGTCGTTTTTCTCGTGGGTTACGGTGATGGAAGAATAATCGTGAGGAGCTTTTCGAAAGACCTGAACGGTTTGGATCTTCCCGCATATTCAGAATCTTTGAAGCTCGCAAGAAAGATAGCAAATGAGCTGGGCTACAAACTCGAAGAATGTCCTGTGTACGATATACCCGTTGGTGTTATCGGGATGATCGTACTTTTGAAGGGAAAAGACGAAATGCCCGTATTTCTGAATACCGTTGAGAGGTTGATGGCGGAATGA